A portion of the Candidatus Binatia bacterium genome contains these proteins:
- a CDS encoding N-acetylmuramoyl-L-alanine amidase, whose protein sequence is MNSINRFIARTGSAAAAVLVALASAAPASADAPLRATYQGQAILFTHVASTSGAIAIGVNDPGFQTLLHDTGALLTWKPGERYVLLTTAVPVVVTFALGDGRYDVGQIALQASFAPYQRGDEAFLPFNEVLRALDLALRQDGRAWVLQPQLASLDVRQDSGHITLFAHGGAPLRPRIVQQSPSSITYAFDGVGTTLTGLRQINMGGVRTIEIATSGTVRNPTTTVTVALVAGAVVAPPRNLDDRDVTLAFGAAANSNAAANPNAAANPAVAQEQQQQAPSPESSAGAAAVTGVTIAPAADGATVTIAVNGNAAYEWHRLRAPDNRFWIDIQNAQLQGAPIDQSAVGPVLSVRVRQIDPQTVRVALSLDGQKSLTLAPAANGLQIGVGSQDVADAARSGTGSFGGVLASGAQTAAAVTPAPPGESGDYWNSTAAGGWKFGPRGTYVPANPRLIVIDPGHGGSDPGSMRNGVREADITLDVAKRLRDLLVARGWQVKMTRETDVDVYQPNDEAHEELQARVDVANKNGARLFMSIHVNAFINSGPYGTTTYYSKPEDVAFAQYMEKQLAADGTKDDGIIKSHLYVTLHTLMPAVLVETAFLSNPSDFALLTSPAWRQKIAQEMADGIGQYTQAYPVPNQPPQ, encoded by the coding sequence TTGAACTCGATCAACCGCTTCATCGCTCGGACTGGTAGCGCCGCCGCGGCGGTGCTCGTCGCCCTCGCGTCGGCGGCTCCGGCATCGGCCGACGCGCCGCTGCGGGCGACGTACCAAGGTCAGGCGATTCTCTTTACGCACGTTGCATCAACGTCCGGAGCGATCGCCATCGGCGTCAACGACCCCGGCTTCCAAACGCTCCTCCACGACACCGGCGCGCTCCTGACGTGGAAGCCCGGCGAGCGCTACGTGCTCCTCACCACGGCCGTGCCGGTCGTCGTGACCTTCGCCCTCGGCGACGGCCGCTACGACGTCGGCCAGATCGCGCTGCAGGCGAGCTTTGCCCCCTACCAGCGAGGCGATGAAGCCTTCCTTCCGTTTAATGAGGTGCTGCGCGCCCTCGATCTCGCGCTCCGCCAGGACGGTCGCGCCTGGGTGCTTCAGCCGCAACTCGCGAGCCTCGACGTGCGCCAGGACAGCGGTCACATCACGCTCTTCGCGCACGGCGGGGCGCCGCTGCGCCCCCGCATCGTCCAACAGAGTCCTTCCTCGATTACGTACGCGTTCGACGGCGTCGGAACGACGCTGACCGGCCTTCGTCAGATCAACATGGGCGGCGTTCGCACGATCGAGATTGCAACCTCGGGAACGGTTCGCAACCCGACGACGACGGTGACCGTGGCGCTCGTTGCGGGCGCGGTCGTCGCACCGCCGCGCAATCTCGACGATCGCGACGTCACGCTCGCGTTCGGCGCGGCCGCCAACTCGAACGCCGCCGCGAACCCGAACGCCGCCGCGAACCCGGCGGTCGCGCAGGAGCAACAGCAGCAGGCGCCCTCGCCCGAGTCCTCCGCCGGGGCGGCGGCCGTTACCGGCGTCACGATCGCTCCCGCCGCCGACGGCGCGACGGTGACGATCGCGGTCAACGGCAACGCAGCCTACGAATGGCATCGCCTGCGCGCGCCCGACAATCGCTTCTGGATCGACATTCAGAACGCGCAACTGCAAGGAGCGCCGATCGATCAAAGCGCGGTCGGCCCGGTGCTCTCCGTGCGCGTGCGCCAGATCGATCCCCAGACCGTGCGCGTCGCTCTCTCGCTCGACGGCCAGAAGTCCCTCACGTTGGCGCCCGCTGCGAACGGCTTGCAGATCGGCGTCGGGTCGCAAGACGTAGCGGACGCGGCGCGCTCCGGAACCGGAAGTTTCGGCGGCGTGCTCGCATCCGGCGCGCAGACGGCGGCGGCCGTCACGCCGGCGCCTCCCGGCGAGTCCGGCGATTACTGGAATTCCACCGCCGCGGGCGGCTGGAAGTTCGGACCTCGCGGCACCTACGTCCCGGCCAATCCGCGCCTGATCGTCATCGATCCGGGCCACGGCGGCAGCGATCCGGGCTCGATGCGCAACGGAGTTCGAGAGGCGGATATCACGCTCGACGTGGCAAAGCGCCTGCGCGACCTGCTCGTCGCGCGCGGCTGGCAGGTGAAGATGACGCGCGAGACCGACGTCGACGTCTACCAGCCGAACGACGAGGCCCACGAGGAACTGCAAGCCCGGGTGGACGTGGCGAACAAGAACGGCGCGCGCCTCTTCATGAGCATCCACGTCAACGCGTTCATCAATTCCGGTCCGTACGGAACGACGACGTACTACTCGAAACCCGAAGACGTCGCGTTCGCCCAATACATGGAGAAGCAGCTCGCCGCCGACGGAACCAAGGACGACGGCATCATCAAGAGCCATCTCTACGTCACGCTCCACACGCTGATGCCGGCGGTGCTCGTCGAGACGGCCTTCCTCTCGAATCCGTCCGATTTCGCGCTGCTTACGTCACCCGCGTGGCGGCAGAAGATCGCGCAAGAGATGGCCGATGGCATCGGGCAATACACGCAGGCCTACCCGGTTCCGAACCAGCCGCCGCAATAG
- the murI gene encoding glutamate racemase: MLGLCDSGLGGLTVLARVRERLPSVDIVFFADQANVPYGDRTHDELLRLLRANLAWFDEYGVEAIVMACNTSCAIAERYGWPSSRAPVIDLIHSAAIAVERGGFKRVGVIATAATVGAGSYGRTLRARIAGIDVVEVPAPALVPLVEAGATEGEEPRAAVAEVCAHLPLDLDALVFGCTHYPVLDAHFRAVLGESVAFVDPAIVQAERAAEIFGDRARGDGATTYVTSGDDATFRSNVARIMGLNQDLP, from the coding sequence GTGCTCGGTCTCTGCGATTCGGGCCTCGGCGGGCTGACCGTGCTGGCGAGGGTGCGCGAGCGTCTGCCGTCGGTCGATATCGTCTTCTTTGCCGATCAAGCGAATGTGCCGTACGGCGATCGCACGCACGACGAGCTCCTGCGACTGCTCCGCGCGAACCTCGCCTGGTTCGACGAGTACGGCGTCGAGGCGATCGTGATGGCGTGCAACACGTCGTGCGCGATCGCCGAGCGCTACGGCTGGCCCAGTTCGCGCGCCCCCGTGATAGACCTGATCCACTCGGCCGCGATCGCCGTCGAGCGCGGCGGCTTTAAGCGCGTCGGAGTCATTGCGACCGCGGCGACGGTCGGCGCCGGATCGTACGGACGCACGCTGCGCGCCCGCATCGCCGGCATCGACGTCGTCGAAGTTCCCGCTCCCGCGCTCGTGCCGCTCGTGGAGGCGGGCGCGACGGAGGGGGAGGAGCCGCGCGCGGCGGTCGCCGAGGTCTGCGCGCACCTGCCGCTCGATCTCGACGCGCTCGTCTTCGGCTGCACGCACTATCCGGTGCTCGACGCGCACTTTCGCGCCGTCCTCGGCGAGAGCGTGGCGTTCGTCGATCCGGCGATCGTCCAGGCGGAGCGCGCCGCCGAAATCTTTGGCGATCGCGCGCGCGGCGACGGAGCGACGACGTACGTCACGAGCGGCGACGACGCGACGTTTCGCTCGAACGTCGCGCGCATCATGGGACTAAATCAAGACCTTCCCTAG
- a CDS encoding dipeptide ABC transporter ATP-binding protein: MNGGALVDVKDLVKYFPIHAGLMSRHVADVRAVDGVSFTIEEGETLGLVGESGSGKTTIGRLLLRLLVATKGEIIFEGRNVLAMGRTEIRRLRRSIQIIFQDPFASLNPRMTVGEIVAEPLRIHAIASGKDADARVRELLQLVGLQPYHANRYPHEFSGGQRQRIGVARALAVDPKFIVCDEPVSALDVSIQAQVINLLEDLQAKFKLTYLFIAHDLSVVRHISTRVAVMYVGKIVETAGRNDLYENPLHPYTQALLSAIPIPDPAVEQRRKRVVLTGDIPSPVNPPAGCRFHTRCPVAFERCSVEEPALREYAPGHVAACHWVEEHGGRAPELT, encoded by the coding sequence GTGAACGGCGGCGCGCTCGTCGACGTCAAGGATCTCGTCAAGTACTTCCCTATCCATGCAGGCCTGATGTCGCGCCACGTCGCCGACGTGCGGGCCGTCGACGGCGTCAGCTTCACGATCGAAGAGGGCGAGACGCTCGGGCTCGTCGGTGAATCGGGCTCCGGAAAGACGACGATCGGGCGGCTGCTGTTGCGCCTGCTCGTCGCGACGAAGGGCGAGATAATCTTCGAAGGCCGCAACGTGCTCGCGATGGGCCGCACCGAGATTCGACGGCTGCGCCGCTCGATCCAGATCATCTTTCAGGATCCGTTCGCTTCGCTCAACCCCCGCATGACGGTCGGCGAGATCGTCGCCGAGCCGCTGCGAATCCACGCAATAGCGAGCGGAAAGGACGCCGACGCTCGGGTACGGGAGCTGCTCCAGCTCGTCGGCTTGCAGCCCTACCACGCGAACCGGTATCCGCACGAGTTCTCCGGCGGACAGCGCCAGCGCATCGGCGTCGCCCGGGCCCTCGCCGTCGACCCGAAGTTCATCGTCTGCGACGAGCCGGTCTCGGCGCTCGACGTCTCGATTCAGGCGCAAGTCATCAACCTGCTCGAGGACCTGCAGGCGAAGTTCAAGCTGACCTATCTCTTCATAGCTCACGATCTTTCGGTCGTTCGCCACATCTCGACGCGCGTCGCCGTGATGTACGTCGGCAAGATCGTCGAAACTGCCGGCCGCAACGACCTCTACGAGAATCCGCTCCACCCCTACACGCAGGCGCTGCTCTCGGCGATTCCCATTCCGGACCCGGCCGTCGAGCAACGGCGCAAGCGGGTCGTGCTGACCGGCGATATACCTTCGCCGGTGAATCCGCCGGCCGGTTGCCGCTTCCATACTCGCTGTCCGGTTGCGTTCGAGCGTTGCTCCGTCGAGGAGCCGGCGCTGCGCGAGTACGCGCCGGGACACGTCGCGGCATGCCATTGGGTCGAGGAGCACGGCGGCCGCGCCCCCGAGCTGACATAA
- a CDS encoding ABC transporter ATP-binding protein, producing the protein MRLLEVNNLRTTFRTEDGPVTAVNGLSFALDAGETLGIVGESGSGKSVTALSIMRLLARSATVTADKIAFNGENLPGKSEAEMRRIRGYKIAMIFQDPMTSLNPVLTIGEQISEAVRLHLGAGPKEARDRAVEMLKRVRIPLPEKRLGDYPHQFSGGMRQRVMIAMALSCNPQLLIADEPTTALDVTIQAQVLELMNDLQRETGAAIILITHDLGVVAEFCRNVLVMYGGNMVEYGTAEQIFAAPRMPYTQGLLASLPRLDASEHRRLEPIPGQPPNLLRLPPGCAFAPRCGYRMPICEQPVPLYDFGAGHVARCYLYDERARDQRPAAAQSLPIVLPTGGGA; encoded by the coding sequence GTGCGGCTTCTCGAGGTTAACAATCTCCGGACGACGTTCCGCACCGAAGACGGGCCGGTCACGGCGGTGAACGGCCTCTCGTTTGCGCTCGACGCCGGCGAGACGCTCGGCATCGTCGGCGAGTCTGGCTCCGGCAAGTCGGTCACCGCGCTCTCGATCATGCGGCTGTTGGCCCGCAGCGCGACGGTAACGGCCGACAAGATCGCCTTCAACGGAGAGAATCTTCCCGGCAAGAGCGAGGCCGAGATGCGAAGGATTCGCGGCTACAAGATCGCGATGATCTTCCAAGATCCGATGACGTCGCTCAATCCGGTGCTCACGATCGGCGAGCAGATCTCCGAGGCGGTTCGGCTCCACCTCGGCGCTGGTCCGAAAGAGGCCAGAGACCGCGCGGTCGAGATGCTGAAGAGAGTGCGGATTCCGCTCCCCGAGAAGCGTCTCGGCGACTACCCGCACCAATTCTCGGGCGGCATGCGCCAGCGCGTGATGATCGCGATGGCGCTCTCGTGCAATCCGCAGCTTTTGATCGCCGACGAGCCCACGACGGCGCTCGACGTGACGATCCAAGCCCAGGTTCTCGAGTTGATGAACGATCTGCAGCGCGAGACGGGCGCGGCGATCATTCTGATCACGCACGACCTCGGCGTCGTCGCCGAGTTTTGCCGGAACGTCCTCGTGATGTACGGCGGCAACATGGTCGAGTACGGGACGGCCGAGCAGATCTTCGCCGCACCGCGCATGCCCTACACGCAGGGGCTGCTCGCATCGTTGCCGCGGCTCGACGCGAGCGAGCACCGCCGGCTCGAGCCGATTCCGGGCCAGCCGCCCAACCTGTTGCGCCTGCCCCCCGGCTGCGCGTTCGCACCGCGCTGCGGTTACCGGATGCCGATCTGCGAGCAGCCGGTTCCGCTCTACGACTTCGGAGCGGGGCACGTCGCGCGCTGCTATCTCTACGACGAGCGCGCGCGCGATCAGCGTCCGGCTGCCGCGCAGAGCTTACCGATCGTCCTTCCAACCGGAGGCGGCGCGTGA
- the secG gene encoding preprotein translocase subunit SecG, protein MNALLFVATPAAKVLPSASPLAAPPVPPQVVPTTWFATHMPWLTHTIAGIFVIAAISLIALLAVQTTKQEGLTGSIGGRVESAYRGRLGAEEQLKRWTGVAAVTFVIAAFVLSLTGI, encoded by the coding sequence ATGAACGCGCTCTTATTCGTCGCGACGCCCGCCGCCAAGGTTCTGCCGTCGGCGTCGCCGCTCGCCGCTCCGCCCGTGCCGCCGCAAGTCGTGCCGACGACGTGGTTCGCCACGCATATGCCGTGGCTGACGCACACGATCGCCGGCATCTTCGTCATCGCAGCGATCTCGCTGATCGCGCTTCTCGCGGTTCAAACGACGAAGCAAGAGGGGCTCACCGGTTCGATCGGCGGCCGCGTCGAGTCGGCCTATCGCGGGCGGCTCGGCGCCGAAGAGCAACTCAAGCGCTGGACCGGCGTCGCCGCCGTCACCTTCGTCATCGCCGCGTTCGTGCTCTCGCTCACGGGTATCTAG
- a CDS encoding phosphatase PAP2 family protein, with translation MWRDLARILSTIFNPFLTALALFIMLAEIGAKSEAEFWRLLLVSTFFVSIGPMLYVFWLYATDRISDLDMSDRCQREMVFSAFVIFDACGAAALWIIHAPRLMIAAMLGYLVSTLVVQYITRYWKISTHAIGITAPLTALTLLYGRQPLPFMILIPMVCWARVYLKAHTVMQVLAGVALACITTAFFFSLFHVGMLSAH, from the coding sequence GTGTGGCGCGACCTAGCCCGCATCCTCTCGACGATCTTCAACCCGTTTCTGACCGCGCTCGCGCTCTTCATCATGCTGGCCGAGATCGGCGCGAAGAGCGAGGCGGAATTCTGGCGCCTGCTCCTCGTCTCGACGTTCTTCGTCTCGATCGGGCCGATGCTCTACGTCTTCTGGCTCTACGCGACCGACCGAATCTCCGACCTCGACATGTCCGACCGGTGCCAGCGCGAGATGGTCTTCTCGGCGTTCGTCATCTTCGACGCATGCGGAGCAGCGGCGCTCTGGATCATTCACGCGCCCCGGTTGATGATCGCGGCGATGCTCGGCTATCTCGTCTCGACGCTCGTCGTGCAGTACATTACGCGCTACTGGAAGATCAGCACGCACGCGATCGGCATCACCGCGCCGCTCACCGCGCTTACGCTTCTCTACGGCCGCCAGCCGCTGCCGTTCATGATTCTGATCCCGATGGTCTGCTGGGCGCGCGTCTACCTCAAGGCGCACACGGTCATGCAAGTGCTCGCCGGGGTCGCGCTCGCATGCATCACGACCGCCTTCTTCTTCTCACTCTTCCACGTCGGCATGCTCTCGGCTCACTAG